A region of Vigna radiata var. radiata cultivar VC1973A chromosome 6, Vradiata_ver6, whole genome shotgun sequence DNA encodes the following proteins:
- the LOC106764332 gene encoding leucine-rich repeat receptor-like serine/threonine-protein kinase At1g17230, with protein sequence METNWLQLVTTLPSLSVLSMNDCQLKDLSLSLQYANFTSLQVLDLSYNEFKSELPKWLFNLSSTVHSLYLSFNSLIGHLPKDLLNLRKLEDLVMEYNNFDGPIPDWLGDFKHLKALILGGNMFSGSIPTNFGNLSTLITLEVGSNTLTGVVSERNLAKLSKLKSLYIWSYSTLIFDFDSDWIPPFQLEVLWLGFPNLDFPVWLYTQRSIECLHIGGSSFEATDKFWNFVSTIAVVILEDNLIDGDMSNVLLNSTFIELSSNGLKGCLPKLSPNVVIVSLSNNSLSGELSHLLCCHNVSKGKNKLLYLDISFNNVSGGLTNCWKNWKSLVAIHLGSNNLSGKIPPSLGFLSNLTSLHLHENKLHGVIPLSLRNCHSLLVFNVRNNQLSGNIPYWISHGVLALQLRSNYFSGKISPQICEMSSLIVLDIAQNTISGHIPSCLGNIKTLLFNNVSRHKLSFEFSSFDDRYLINDDSLELVTKGQVLEYRRNLHFMTLIDMSSNNLSGTIPPQMFSLIGLSSLNLSNNKLEGEIPNEIGNMKNLESLDFSTNQFGGEIPQSLSRLSFLGYLNLSFNNLTGKIPSGTQLQGFTALSYMGNHDLCGPSLAKICFQNDKHEHTKLVDEDGNQSQFLPWFYIGMESGFVTGFLGVCCAIFLSEKLRHAFFKFLYDLKDRLHIMVVVNIIRFS encoded by the coding sequence ATGGAAACTAATTGGCTTCAATTAGTGACTACGCTTCCTTCACTTTCAGTCCTTTCTATGAATGATTGTCAGCTTAAAGACTTGAGCTTGTCTCTCCAGTATGCTAATTTTACTTCCCTCCAGGTTCTTGACCTTTCTTACAATGAATTCAAGTCAGAGTTACCTAAGTGGCTATTCAATCTTAGTTCCACTGTCCATAGTTTATACCTTAGCTTCAATTCTTTAATAGGACATCTACCAAAGGATTTGTTAAATCTTCGAAAACTGGAAGACCTGGTTATGGAATACAATAACTTTGATGGACCCATTCCAGATTGGTTAGGTGATTTCAAACATTTAAAAGCACTTATTCTTGGAGGAAATATGTTTTCTGGATCTATTCCTACAAATTTTGGAAATCTATCAACCTTGATTACCTTGGAAGTTGGCTCAAATACATTGACAGGAGTTGTGTCTGAGAGAAATTTAGCCAAATTGTCAAAATTAAAGTCATTGTATATTTGGTCATATTCCACGTTAATCTTTGATTTTGACTCGGATTGGATTCCACCTTTTCAACTTGAGGTATTATGGCTTGGGTTTCCAAATCTCGACTTTCCTGTGTGGTTATATACACAACGATCTATTGAATGTTTACATATTGGGGGTTCATCATTTGAGGCTACAGacaaattttggaattttgtatCAACAATAGCTGTTGTCATATTAGAAGACAATTTGATAGACGGGGACATGTCAAATGTGTTGTTGAACTCTACATTCATTGAACTATCATCAAATGGTTTGAAAGGTTGTTTGCCTAAATTATCACCAAACGTGGTTATTGTCTCGTtatcaaataattcattatcAGGAGAATTGTCTCACCTCTTATGTTGTCATAATGTGTCGAAAGggaaaaataaattgttgtaCTTGGACATATCATTCAATAATGTATCTGGAGGGCTTACGAATTGTTGGAAGAATTGGAAATCTTTGGTTGCTATACACTTGGGAAGCAATAATCTATCAGGAAAGATACCTCCATCACTAGGCTTCTTATCTAATCTCACCTCACTCCATTTGCACGAGAATAAACTACATGGTGTGATTCCTCTGTCATTGCGTAATTGTCACTCTCTATTGGTCTTTAATGTTCGCAATAACCAATTATCAGGAAACATACCATATTGGATATCTCATGGTGTATTGGCTCTCCAATTAAGGTCCAATTATTTTAGTGGTAAAATCTCACCACAAATATGTGAAATGTCTTCCCTCATTGTGTTGGATATTGCACAAAACACAATCTCCGGTCATATACCCAGTTGTCTTGGTAATATCAAAACCCTACTTTTCAACAATGTCTCACGCCACAAACTTTCCTTTgaattttcttcatttgatgATCGTTACTTAATCAATGACGACAGTCTTGAATTGGTTACTAAAGGTCAAGTATTAGAATATAGAAGAAACCTACACTTTATGACCTTAATTGATATGTCAAGTAATAATTTGTCCGGAACAATACCTCCACAAATGTTTAGTCTCATTGGATTGTCTTCCTTGAATTTATCCAACAACAAATTAGAAGGAGAAATACCAAATGAGATAGGAAACATGAAAAACTTAGAGTCTCTCGATTTTTCTACAAACCAATTTGGGGGAGAAATTCCTCAGAGCTTATCCAGATTATCCTTTTTGGGTTACTTGAACCTGTCATTCAACAATTTGACAGGCAAAATACCATCAGGAACACAACTTCAGGGATTCACTGCACTTAGTTACATGGGCAATCATGATCTTTGTGGGCCCTCACTTGCAAAAATTTGCTTTCAGAATGATAAACATGAACACACAAAGCTTGTAGACGAAGACGGAAATCAATCTCAATTTTTGCCATGGTTTTATATCGGAATGGAATCCGGATTTGTCACTGGCTTTTTGGGAGTTTGTTGTGCTATTTTCTTAAGCGAAAAGTTGAGGCATgctttcttcaagtttctttatGACTTGAAAGATCGACTTCATATCATGGTGGTGGTAAACATTATTCGCTTCAGTTAA